In a genomic window of Streptomyces sp. SJL17-4:
- a CDS encoding GntR family transcriptional regulator — MGDLKQYGLVRAQERLRDQVGHALRAALIAGELRPGQVYSAPGLASDLGVSATPVREAMLDLAREGLVEPVRNKGFRITEVSERDLDQFTELRTLIEVPTIGRVTRKADREQLEALRPVAEEIVSCARGHDLIGYLEADRRFHLALLALSGNDRLVETVGDLRKRSRLYGLTGLDEAGKLVSSAEEHLELLDLMIAGDARGAEACMRRHLGHVRSLWAEARDEPVGRRG; from the coding sequence ATGGGTGACCTGAAGCAGTACGGCCTCGTCAGAGCGCAGGAGCGGCTCCGCGACCAGGTCGGGCACGCCCTCCGCGCGGCCCTGATCGCCGGCGAACTGCGCCCCGGCCAGGTCTACTCCGCCCCCGGACTCGCGAGTGACCTCGGCGTCTCCGCCACCCCCGTCCGCGAGGCCATGCTCGACCTGGCCCGGGAGGGCCTGGTCGAACCCGTCCGCAACAAGGGATTCCGTATCACCGAGGTCAGCGAGCGGGACCTCGACCAGTTCACCGAGCTGCGCACCCTCATCGAGGTGCCCACCATCGGCCGCGTCACGAGGAAGGCCGACCGGGAGCAACTGGAGGCGCTGCGCCCGGTCGCCGAGGAGATCGTCTCGTGCGCCCGGGGGCACGACCTCATCGGCTATCTGGAGGCGGACCGCCGCTTCCACCTCGCGCTGCTCGCGCTCTCCGGGAACGACCGCCTGGTCGAGACGGTGGGGGACCTGCGCAAGCGCTCCCGTCTCTACGGCCTGACCGGCCTGGACGAGGCCGGCAAGCTCGTCTCCTCCGCCGAGGAACACCTCGAACTCCTCGACCTGATGATCGCCGGAGACGCGCGCGGAGCGGAGGCGTGCATGCGGCGTCACCTCGGACACGTACGGTCGTTGTGGGCCGAAGCCCGCGACGAACCGGTCGGGCGACGGGGATAG
- a CDS encoding MarR family winged helix-turn-helix transcriptional regulator — MNSPNPAAATTAAAATTTAAATTAAAATTTDQAPADPAATDDLLPSQPVGYWSGLAHDTVVGHLRDAMAGIDATQPQYWVLNRVNGGPSAPSREEVIAQLTPLADGPHEISRVVDQLLHRGWLRTETGSDRGRSLHLTEAGEAARLKLRELATELRAVVHQGISDEEYVAALKVLRRMVANVEAARSAAAQE; from the coding sequence ATGAACTCGCCGAATCCCGCCGCCGCCACGACCGCGGCCGCCGCCACAACCACGGCTGCCGCGACCACCGCGGCCGCCGCCACGACCACGGACCAGGCTCCGGCCGACCCGGCCGCCACCGACGACCTGCTGCCCTCCCAGCCCGTCGGCTACTGGAGCGGCCTGGCGCACGACACCGTCGTCGGCCATCTGCGCGACGCCATGGCCGGGATCGACGCCACGCAGCCCCAGTACTGGGTCCTGAACCGCGTGAACGGCGGTCCGTCGGCACCGAGCCGCGAGGAAGTGATCGCCCAGCTGACACCGCTCGCGGACGGGCCGCACGAAATCTCCCGGGTGGTCGACCAGTTGCTCCACCGGGGCTGGCTCCGGACCGAAACGGGGAGTGACCGGGGCCGGAGCCTCCACCTCACCGAGGCGGGCGAGGCCGCCCGGCTGAAACTGCGCGAGCTCGCCACCGAGCTGCGGGCCGTCGTCCACCAGGGCATCAGCGACGAGGAGTACGTGGCCGCGCTCAAGGTGCTGCGCCGCATGGTCGCCAACGTCGAGGCCGCACGGAGCGCCGCCGCCCAGGAGTAG
- a CDS encoding tellurite resistance TerB family protein — protein MALWDRIRESASTMQTQLMTKKNDLKSGAFRDASMAMCALVAAADGTIDPAERRRVAQLISTNEVLQNFDALDLQRRFDDNLNKLTADFDFGKVSVLQEIAKAKKKPAEARAVIQIGIVIGGADGDFDKTEQAVVREACFTLDLPPHEFDL, from the coding sequence ATGGCCCTGTGGGACCGCATCCGGGAATCCGCATCGACGATGCAGACCCAGCTGATGACGAAGAAGAACGACCTGAAGAGCGGCGCCTTCCGGGACGCGAGCATGGCCATGTGCGCGCTGGTCGCCGCCGCCGACGGGACGATCGACCCCGCCGAGCGCCGCCGGGTCGCCCAGCTCATCTCGACCAACGAGGTGCTGCAGAACTTCGACGCCCTCGACCTTCAGCGCCGCTTCGACGACAACCTGAACAAGCTGACGGCCGACTTCGACTTCGGCAAGGTGAGCGTGCTCCAGGAGATCGCCAAGGCGAAGAAGAAGCCGGCCGAGGCACGCGCCGTCATCCAGATCGGCATCGTCATCGGCGGCGCCGACGGCGACTTCGACAAGACGGAGCAGGCCGTGGTCCGCGAGGCCTGCTTCACCTTGGACCTGCCGCCGCACGAGTTCGACCTCTAG